One genomic window of Haliotis asinina isolate JCU_RB_2024 chromosome 4, JCU_Hal_asi_v2, whole genome shotgun sequence includes the following:
- the LOC137282609 gene encoding monocarboxylate transporter 5-like isoform X2, which yields MESQTKDIDRGYAWVVCVACFAISVLSGTLNSSAGVITPAILEYVDDDLVKVSWVGSTLLGTFTMCGPLAGLIQDKIGNRWAGIMSGILMLVGLTAASFCKTVTGLILTFGVIAGLGSGLAGNVSGVAPSNYFRKRLPVAYGIAMSGGAVGLLVTGPLTIQLLQMYTLSGALLILGAIVFNVSLAGALIRPSSTVQQEESMSKDLPRQEDTEETCDAQGDSTMKKQSQHVFTVENATVKFEELDENRCSPANSPGNIEENSPVKSNETAGSQPEHSSHLTTENSRSKIRPQCLTWFCSNGFFFYLLSLIFWALGDATCMVHLPNYAELKGSTPAQSANLFTVMGVPAFFSGLLTGFASSDTAIGNIILHLGLQAMSGVSLLLLPLLSHTYSLQMVFSIMYGLIYNSTGVYDYTFLFSGTCFIISAFLTLCISLAKKQT from the exons ATGGAGAGCCAAACAAAGGACATTGATCGCGGATATGCATGGGTTGTCTGTGTTGCTTGCTTTGCTATTTCGGTGCTCTCTGGCACTCTAAACTCTTCAGCAGGGGTCATTACACCGGCCATTCTGGAATATGTTGATGATGACTTGGTTAAAGTATCGTGGGTAGGGTCAACACTGCTTGGAACGTTCACTATGTGCG GACCACTGGCAGGACTTATTCAAGACAAAATTGGAAACAGATGGGCGGGTATTATGAGTGGCATATTGATGCTGGTAGGACTGACTGCTGCATCCTTCTGTAAGACTGTCACTGGGTTGATCCTTACTTTTGGAGTCATAGCAG GTCTGGGTTCTGGTCTAGCTGGCAATGTGAGTGGCGTGGCTCCCAGCAACTATTTCAGGAAAAGACTCCCAGTAGCATACGGCATCGCCATGTCTGGAGGTGCAGTAGGACTGCTTGTAACCGGACCTTTAACAATTCAGCTGTTACAGATGTACACTTTATCCGGCGCGCTTCTGATTTTGGGAGCCATTGTATTCAATGTCAGCTTAGCTGGAGCTCTGATTCGACCATCGTCTACAGTGCAGCAAGAGGAGTCAATGTCAAAAGATCTTCCCCGCCAAGAAGACACAGAGGAGACCTGTGATGCACAAGGAGACTCTACAATGAAGAAGCAATCCCAGCATGTTTTCACTGTTGAAAATGCGACCGTCAAGTTTGAAGAGCTTGACGAGAACCGTTGTTCTCCAGCTAATTCGCCAGGAAATATTGAAGAAAACAGTCCTGTTAAAAGTAATGAAACGGCAGGATCTCAGCCTGAACACAGCTCGCATTTGACAACTGAAAACTCACGGAGCAAGATCAGACCTCAGTGTCTAACCTGGTTTTGTTCAAATGGATTTTTCTTTTATCTGCTCAGTCTCATTTTCTGGGCTCTTGGGGATGCAACCTGCATGGTACATTTACCAAATTATGCTGAATTGAAAGGCAGTACACCTGCACAGTCTGCAAATTTGTTCACTGTCATGGGTGTGCCTGCGTTCTTTTCCGGACTGCTGACTGGTTTTGCGTCTTCGGATACAGCTATTGGAAACATTATCCTTCACCTTGGACTACAAGCAATGTCAGGGGTGTCCCTTCTCTTACTCCCCCTGCTGTCACATACGTACAGTCTCCAAATGGTTTTCAGTATCATGTATG GTCTTATTTATAACAGTACCGGAGTGTATGACTATACGTTTCTTTTCTCAG GTACCTGCTTCATCATCAGTGCCTTCCTCACCTTGTGTATTTCGCTGGCGAAGAAGCAAACATAA
- the LOC137282609 gene encoding monocarboxylate transporter 5-like isoform X1: protein MESQTKDIDRGYAWVVCVACFAISVLSGTLNSSAGVITPAILEYVDDDLVKVSWVGSTLLGTFTMCGPLAGLIQDKIGNRWAGIMSGILMLVGLTAASFCKTVTGLILTFGVIAGLGSGLAGNVSGVAPSNYFRKRLPVAYGIAMSGGAVGLLVTGPLTIQLLQMYTLSGALLILGAIVFNVSLAGALIRPSSTVQQEESMSKDLPRQEDTEETCDAQGDSTMKKQSQHVFTVENATVKFEELDENRCSPANSPGNIEENSPVKSNETAGSQPEHSSHLTTENSRSKIRPQCLTWFCSNGFFFYLLSLIFWALGDATCMVHLPNYAELKGSTPAQSANLFTVMGVPAFFSGLLTGFASSDTAIGNIILHLGLQAMSGVSLLLLPLLSHTYSLQMVFSIMYGTYSQGSFTLVGPICIELIGRSKLAIAYGVCSFCMGIGYMVGPPIASLIYNSTGVYDYTFLFSGTCFIISAFLTLCISLAKKQT, encoded by the exons ATGGAGAGCCAAACAAAGGACATTGATCGCGGATATGCATGGGTTGTCTGTGTTGCTTGCTTTGCTATTTCGGTGCTCTCTGGCACTCTAAACTCTTCAGCAGGGGTCATTACACCGGCCATTCTGGAATATGTTGATGATGACTTGGTTAAAGTATCGTGGGTAGGGTCAACACTGCTTGGAACGTTCACTATGTGCG GACCACTGGCAGGACTTATTCAAGACAAAATTGGAAACAGATGGGCGGGTATTATGAGTGGCATATTGATGCTGGTAGGACTGACTGCTGCATCCTTCTGTAAGACTGTCACTGGGTTGATCCTTACTTTTGGAGTCATAGCAG GTCTGGGTTCTGGTCTAGCTGGCAATGTGAGTGGCGTGGCTCCCAGCAACTATTTCAGGAAAAGACTCCCAGTAGCATACGGCATCGCCATGTCTGGAGGTGCAGTAGGACTGCTTGTAACCGGACCTTTAACAATTCAGCTGTTACAGATGTACACTTTATCCGGCGCGCTTCTGATTTTGGGAGCCATTGTATTCAATGTCAGCTTAGCTGGAGCTCTGATTCGACCATCGTCTACAGTGCAGCAAGAGGAGTCAATGTCAAAAGATCTTCCCCGCCAAGAAGACACAGAGGAGACCTGTGATGCACAAGGAGACTCTACAATGAAGAAGCAATCCCAGCATGTTTTCACTGTTGAAAATGCGACCGTCAAGTTTGAAGAGCTTGACGAGAACCGTTGTTCTCCAGCTAATTCGCCAGGAAATATTGAAGAAAACAGTCCTGTTAAAAGTAATGAAACGGCAGGATCTCAGCCTGAACACAGCTCGCATTTGACAACTGAAAACTCACGGAGCAAGATCAGACCTCAGTGTCTAACCTGGTTTTGTTCAAATGGATTTTTCTTTTATCTGCTCAGTCTCATTTTCTGGGCTCTTGGGGATGCAACCTGCATGGTACATTTACCAAATTATGCTGAATTGAAAGGCAGTACACCTGCACAGTCTGCAAATTTGTTCACTGTCATGGGTGTGCCTGCGTTCTTTTCCGGACTGCTGACTGGTTTTGCGTCTTCGGATACAGCTATTGGAAACATTATCCTTCACCTTGGACTACAAGCAATGTCAGGGGTGTCCCTTCTCTTACTCCCCCTGCTGTCACATACGTACAGTCTCCAAATGGTTTTCAGTATCATGTATGGTACGTACAGTCAGGGATCTTTTACACTGGTTGGTCCTATATGCATTGAGCTGATAGGCCGGTCCAAACTGGCCATTGCCTATGGTGTATGTTCCTTCTGCATGGGAATCGGCTACATGGTTGGACCACCTATTGCAA GTCTTATTTATAACAGTACCGGAGTGTATGACTATACGTTTCTTTTCTCAG GTACCTGCTTCATCATCAGTGCCTTCCTCACCTTGTGTATTTCGCTGGCGAAGAAGCAAACATAA